A window of Hordeum vulgare subsp. vulgare chromosome 5H, MorexV3_pseudomolecules_assembly, whole genome shotgun sequence genomic DNA:
ccaactgccccaagggtgatgactaacagagagcttctccttagTCTTCATCAAAAAGTCGATCACAATCATAACTGcgtgaaacgccagtttggctctTTTGTGAAAATGCTCAATGATactcaaaatgttgtgaagaaaatcactattatcttcatgaggtatttgattgcACTTGGGCCATATTGTCCCGTATAAAGACTCCcaaggaacttgaagaattggaattcactcgtgactttgattggtcatggccaccaaagaaaaaaattcaagaatattccagttcctgacttggtggacagctcattttcttcattccgcactaacGATTCCGATGAAGAACCTGCGGATACTGCAACTGGCCCAACAAGGAAGTCTGACTCAAAGAATGCTCACGCCTCTTCCTCAACACAGAAGTGaagttcttcatgggcgttagtcctcagtttcgtcccttttcgtcacttgatgacaaagggggagaaatctgagagttagtcttcaagcgggttaaatttatgggcttataaaatttattaagttacaaactcttagttcttctaaatttttgatgtaatgagttgtaacttaagcccgatggtgttctgacacttttgaatgtttttcctcgcatgcttattcctcaagttaattaatgcatgcatgttgaaACTCGTGAGACACCatctttcatcatgcatttcaaattcatcatactatatgtcaaatgtataaaagaattacaagatacagggggagatctccatgatatatatcatcaatgtgcatttgttgttcaaagcaaattcctcaaacatgcacatcttcaggggggtttctctgtatcttaccttcaaattcctcaaactcagtatttacatttcatattattatccccattgaaaacttagcctatttgtcatgaaccaccaaaaagggggagattgtaagtgcatctagtgccccttagtgatttcggtggtttcaagacttataggttaagagactgatatgtttgtaagtgtacacagtctctataagtcgatgaggagcttgagttattcgatgaatatcgacccctaaaaatgaatatcttcaggtgaagactttgttcattccttgaagactttgatcgcgaagaaattgcaaagaaattggTATTCCTCGTGAAGCTATTGAAGATgaagaattcggtgtgtcccgaagaaaatacacTGAAGACATTGAAGCTCGAAGATTTACTCTATccatttcattttctttatacttgagtcataggaacaccatactgttaaaggggggcgatgtaaaactatggaacgaatttcctcatgatgctcaacccaaacctacatccaccaaatcctcaaagtgaggaacatgagagacatgaggactatcacagttgaaagttctgaccgtttCCGCGCCATGCATCCCAGATctaatccacccaacggtcatattattaaagggcattgatgtcaaatcatgtcgggatgctcccaggctataaatagccgcccctacAACCACTAGCCGGTTGGCTGCTCAGAGAGAAACTCACTCttttcatttagagcaacccaaattcctcagagtctttgagcgaaaatcatcaagtgaggaaataccccaaacacccaaaccaaaacccaagtgattgagcataactaaagaagttattcctgtgtggaaccgacgcttgttacctttgaggactgtgcatcctcaaaacggctaggcgtcatggtttagagcatccaacagtcaactgtcgatcgtcgggtgaccgagtttgtgagggtttggaagtctgccctgaagacttaccacgagtgttgggcgaggactgtgtgtccttagctcaaggagaatacgacagggattgtgtgtcccgggactgtgtgtcctttggtttcaataccaagcagctccataccagatgtacaactgtcacagcagttggaactgggtcatcaaaaattgtcttcatcaagctattgGTTCTATATCCTCAACTagcttcatttcctcaattgcatgttgaagactttcatctgtactctttgaagaatttgactgaagacattctctgaattcctcacctcaaattcttcagctgacttattcttcacctgcttatcatgTACTTGTGACTTGCACAATCCGATTCACTGAAATCAcgctgagtactttgttgtagacgtttttgcacttctgacttGTACTATTTCCGctccactcagttcatgactgaggactttcctcactaggaatttcctcagtgatgaaattgtaaaaatcacctattaaccccccccccctcctctagtcgatataacgcactttcaagaggGTCCGCTTCGTAAAGGTTAGGGTGGAATTAGCACGTGCACATCTGTtcttttgcaccacctttcctttgcttcaatggagctccagttCGTTTCCCCCTGCCTGTGcgaagtgccagcggtagtagttttttactaccgctctctggcAGTAGTATCGTCCGGTACTACTGGGTCGGACATTTGCACAACCGCAACCTCAGCGTGGTAGGCACGGAAGTAGTTTTTTTACTTCCGTGGTTGGTGGatctaccgtgcggtagtacctctcctagcagcggtagtaccgctcgtagtagcggtagtaccgcttttctCGGGCTATGAGTGGGGGTAActattggattctttcccccactatataaaggggtcttcttctccAAGAATACTACCTCTTACCTCCTcaaactccattgttgctccaaagctcattttcgcccgatctctctccctagccaatcaaacttgttgattttctagggattggttgagaaggccctgatctacacttcaaccaagagatatttgattcccccccccccactaatcccttgtggatcttgttacttttgggtgtttgagcaccctagatggttgaggtcacctcggagccacattccattgtggtgaagctctgtggtcttgttggaagcctccaagctttgtgtggagattgccccaaccttgtttgtaaaagtCCAGTCGCTGCATTCAAGggaaccactagtggaatcacggcatctggcattgtgtgagggcgtgaggagaatacagtggccttagtgtcttcttggggagcattgtgcctccacaccgctccaacggaaacgtacttcctgtcaaagggaaggaactttggtaacacatcctcgtctccaccggttccacttgtggtcatctcttacctttactttgtcctTATTTTAGTTGTGTTGTATTCCTCGCTTGcattagttgttgttattgttagcaTCAAATAGGTTTCTCACCTAGTTGtttatctagagaaccttttgttgctaaccctaatttgttaagaagagctaaaattggtagttgcctattcaccccccccctctctagtcaaccatatcaatcctttcagtggtactgctatatcatggaagtcttcaaAATAGACtctcgtggcaacatctacaaaccattctgaaataatttcattatttgaagcatcatgtgaatgtgtatggcttcgcagaatgataaaccacatacaacagTCGTGTGGAATTGGTTTGATAGGATCACCCACCATTATCTATGAGGATAATGCGGCCTATGTTGCACAGATGCAAACATGATGCATCAAGAGcaatatcactaagcatatttctcctaagtgggttTTCCCCCATAATCTTCAGAAAAGTGGGAAAATAAGCATCTTGCAAGTTAAATCATGCGACAACCATTCTGATCTATTTACTAagcctctactaaactcaacattccataaatatgttcatggaattggtatgcgacGACTTACAGACTTGCATGCATCAAGGGGAGTCTCTTCTTGAGATATCCTTGTTTATGACATCACATTATGTTATCTCTTTGTGGGTTTGTGTTTCAGgttctcatcaagttttcatgaaGAACTTTTTAGAGGAGAATCCTTTTTGAGATGATAGCACTACCCGGACAATCATGGGATGATTCTATATGGTCAAGCGTAAATTAGGAGGAGTGTTAAGATTAAATTAACAATATGTAATTAAGGGGAATCTCCCCTTGCCCAACCGATATTGCGGATGCACCCGCACGGGCAGGTCCCGCGCAACTGTCGTGTCTTCCTGAAACCGACGCATCCTCTCAGATCATCGCGTCTTCCCCCATGTATAAATTGCAGATTCCTGCACATCAATGGATCAAAGATTCGACTTTTCTCTAACAATATGAACCAGACATATTGTTGACATAACATAGCATTCAATGAGGAAAGAGATTGATATAACATAGCATTTCAATGAGGAAAGAGAGGTTACTCGTAGGGAAACACTTCCTATCATATATGTCTAACTAGATCATGAAAGGCGCGCGTTGCCGCGCCCGTCCATTCTACAATGGGTTAATATGAATTGTTATAAACACATTAAAGTTTGAAAGCCAAAAGTTAAATTAGCATAAATTGGCCCATATATTGTGAAGTCGTCAAAGGGAAGAAACTCAATCGGCTTGCAGTGAAGCAACACAAGGAATACTATCTTTAAAAAAAAGTGTTCCTTAACATTGTTTCTTCTGAGGTTGCTTACCATTGTCTTGTTGTTGCACAAGGAACACTTGGTATTACTATTGCACTCATCTGTCTCGAAAGATGAATGCTAGGGATATACTCTCTCCATCCTAAAATAAGTGACTCGAAAATAATTTggttttgtactaactttagtacaaagtagagtcacttttgagtcatttattttgggacggagggagtagtatatattGTAAGAGGTGAGCAGATTAAAGTTTGCTGGTTCATTGTTCTTCACGTTGTAGTTATCATAGAAATGGACCGGTTATGTTCATAAAAAGAGATGATATAATCTGATACTTGAACTAAGTATTGCTAGGGAATCACATAGAAATATATGAACATACAACCAAATTTGCTAATGGAAACACCTTGGTATTTCTAAGTGAATGTATAATTTTCCTTTTCGAGATAACTACACGTTCTTGCCCTggaaattatcatttgcataaaagtgaaACCTGATTCAGATGTAATAAGCAAAGCAATCAACATATATAATCAAAAGGAGGGGAGACTCTACCGGCTCTCATAAGGAATGAGTCAAAACTCAAAACTCCCTCTTGTGATGGCAATTACAAAACCAACAAATCAAATCCTCATAGAGCAAACCACATAATCAGACATGGAAGGACATTCGTGGCCCATAACCCCTCACCAAAGATGGAACTCATGGCCGCATGAGCCCCACCGTGGTCCTCACCACCCCCAGCTATCACCATATCTAGCAAGTTGTACCGTCAGTGGATGCTTCATTGAGTGGTTCAAGGAGTTCTTTATAACTATTGGTGGTGTTCTTGCAGTTGCTTcccatttttgaaaagtttgatgtTCAGCTACACAATTATGGTCAATTTAGGAGGACAAAATGGAATTGAAGCAAGAGTATACTCATTATTTAAATTATTAACTGTGGGATTTTAACTATTTTCAACCTCTCGGCACTGTGagtagtagtagcaacatgaGGAAAAATGCATCTAATTAGTTGTCAAAATTCCTTTTAAGTTGGATTTGTTAAAACATACTTACAAATTCTTATCAACATAAAATCTGTCTATGTAGATAGTGGTGACAGTCCTAAAATTCTAGTACCGAGCTTTATTGACTGAATGGTTTCATCCTAAAAATAGAAGTATACATTAATTGGAGCCAAATAATGCTAGAAGGTTTAGCATGGAACTTAACTGGTCGAATGATTTAAAGCGAAAAAACACAACTACATCGGTAAATCCTTAAAAAATTGGTATAGTTGCTTTAGTTGTTCAAGGAGCTATGTGGCATATGAAATGGAATAGTTTTTGTTTGCAAaagagcataagcatgaatgtaagacaCAAAGAAAGTGCTTATCGGATTCAGTAGGAAGCTTGCCTAACCTATGGGGATGTAGAGGAGGCAACGTCGTTGTTGAGGATTGAGTCGATTGCGACAATACAAAGAGTAGCCGGTGTAGGATCTATAAATAGATTAATTTTGTGAGCGAACATCGTTACTTGAGGAACGTGTCATGCTTGGTCATCGACTCGTAGAGCAGGCAAACATTATGTTGGAGCCATGGCCAACGGGAAGGGGTGCCGATCCATAGGCAATGGTTGCAATGATGCTCCTAGAAAGATCATGGCTGAGGAGAAGGAAACACGGGTGAGTGTCTCATCTTCCATGAGCCCAATACATGATATGTGAACCATCTGAAGTGCATCCTTGGCAGTTGGTACCGCAGCTAGATTTGCCGGGCTCGCCATTGAGCACCATGGTCTCGTCACACATCTCGGAGAGGGTGGCCAACACATCAGCTATGTCCATCAACTCTTTGACTTGGGGCTACATGGGGAAAGTGTCTTCCATCGATGCAGCACCCTCCCACCCTTCCATTGCCCCCTGCGCACATGGCCCAAATTTAAATCAAGAAAAATGGTGTTGGAGCGTCCATGAGGATTGGCCGGGGAATAGGGCAAGAGCATCAGTGGGAACCTGTGCGGCCATTGGGGCGTCCGCGAGGATTTCAGTGTTGTATAGTTTGACCTTGTTCGAATGAGAAGCATGTAAACATCAATTCTCGTGATGCTGGCCAACTGTTCCACAAAATGAGCGAAAGCACTACTAAGTTAATCATTTGTGCTAATACCACATCTAAGCCAACGACAGGGACAAAGCACTCATAGAATCATAGAACAAACTACAAAGACCAGCAAGTACTTGAACGCCGAGCAGCTGATGTCCTGGAATGCGGCGACCTTGTCATCCTAACCTGCGCACAACAACAGAAGGTCCCACGTTAAGTAAGCAAATCGACAGATGAGGGGACGGTCTATGGAACGATGGTGAAAGCGAAGGCTGTTGGCGTCCTCCCCGACGCCATCCGCCTCCACGACCATGTTGACCTTTCCCTTGTGGTTGCCTTTGGCCTCGGCAACCTCtgaggacggcggcggcaggctcgGATACATCGTCTTCCTGCGCGACAGTGACACACATCTGCTCggcctctcctcttcctctttggTTTGACCATCTCAGAGACCAAATCGAGTAGGTGATTCGTAGAAAACAGGGGATGCATAGAAGGAGGAGAGATACACAGACCTGTCGATGATGTACGAAGTGACTTCGGCCGCCGCCATCACGATGATCTCTTTTTTTGTGCGAGATTCGGAGAGTCGATCAAGGGCAGAGATTCGAGTGGCTCCACTTCGCATGATATGCTTGGTAGTCCGTTTGGCCGGTTGCCATAGTCAgcgctctctctttctctctctgcgGTGACGACAGCAGCGGCGGCGGATCGGGCCTGTGGAAGTGTGGAGTGCAAGGCGCGTGCGGGGAGGGGAGAGGAAGTGGATGGGGCTACGAATAGCACAATCTTTTTTTAGAGAGCGGAGCAGAATCACGTTCATCAGTTCCGCATCCAACGTTGGAGAATGTAAGCGAACGACAAGCTTTGGATTCGGCCTCGGGAATAGCTGCCCAAGGACAGACCTAACCGGCCCAATAACAGCCCATGTGGGAGAAAAATTGCCTTGGACGGTCAGGGACAGCCGAGACACGCGATCCGACGGCTTAAATTTATGGGTGCGTGAGATGCCTCAAAAAGggttcagttttactgtccttaatagGAAGCATTCTTCACATTGTGCCGAGTTAACGAGATGGAGTATTTTGGTACCTTGAGATCTCAGGCCAGGGATTGAAATGCATCTAAGATGCCGTTGTTTCTTACTACTCCCTTTGTACCGGAATATATGTCGCTGGAGTAGTTGAAGATCatatgtatttttgatttttattatgGTCTACATGTTATCATCAGCTTTCGCATGAACGAAAAATCACATCAATGTTTCTCGGAAAACCTGTACATCAGTGTAGCACCTGCATTTCTGTTCATAACAGCAGCGGAAGTAGGAGATACAAGGAGCCATGTTGCCAGCTTCAGCTATACACATAGCATGCATAATGGCATGGTCTGCACTTGTGCAGTGCCACTGCAGGCAAACATGGTTACTTGAAACTTTTGTTTCTAGATGAGATTACTTGAAACTTGCGTGACATGCCATGGTTGCATTGTGCCACAATGGCCTCAAGGTATGTAAGATGTGACCAACCTGCATTGGTGTTTGTTCTTCACTTGTCTAAAACATTTGTTTCATCGCTCATTCGTTGGGAGTACCTGTCAAAAGAATACTGGCTTGTCAAATATTATTGATGTCTTTTTCAGATCACAATATATGCCATttcatactccctctgtacctaaataattgtagttaggaaaaactagactagttctccttaactataattatttaggtacagagggagtagaagatacggacatgcatgttgtcaaaaaaaaaatatcagaacttttaaacaacttttcacaaTTTTACTGTTTGTCCAGGATCATGCATATGATTTCCCGGGTGCCAAGATACTGTCCCCGCCAATCTATGATTTCTGATTGCAGCAAACTGAATCAAATAGAAGTTGGTAATTAGCTACAAGCCAACCCAAAATAACGGTGACAATGCTGAATGCCTTCTTGCCTTTCTATAAGCAAGCAAACAAGGACAGAAAGGCAAATGCATAGCAgtaatttgtaggaaggaaacaaaGTATAGCTGATGGGAAGAATCAACACAGTATAGAGTCACAACAAAATAAGTAAACAAAACCGTTTTACAGGCAAAATTGTTTGGGAGGTAGAATCCCATTTAAACATATTCTATGATTTGGTACACTCAACCAGAGACTGGCCAGAAAGACTTCTCATGGCTAAACAAAGGCCAGGTACATTTAGGTTTCCTGCTTCAAGATAACTCAGTGGGGATCACTGAATTGTAGTGCTCGCCAAGGCCATAGGCATGCCTGTGGTAGGAAAGCCTGATGCTAGGGTCACCTCCTGGTTCCGACTTCTTGTTGTATTCTTTGCCCATTTCTACATCTGGAAAGGAGCCAGAGTATACGACGATGTGCTTCTTTAGGCAGTGCGTCAGAGCACCTAGCTCGAGTTGCCCACCCCAAGCAGCGGTGGATTCCATCTCCTCGCAGTACTTCTCGAAGCTCTCTGAGAGATCTGGTCCGGACTCGGCTTTGCCCTCCGATAGGAAAAATGGGAGGAAATCTGCAGCATGCTCTCTCATATACTTGGCTGTCATTTGCCGTAGCTCCTGGTGATTGTACTGTGTAGTGCCCTTGGAATGGAGTGACAGCTGGTTCTCGATAGCACGGTACAAGCAATGGCCGTCTGGCTTTATCTCATGAATGGTCAGCCCCAAGGGCTCAAGCCTCCTTCCAAGTTTCTCGTCTTCTAACATGCGATCACTGACAAGATTGGTTTGTTCTTCTTGAATTCGCTGCTCTCGAGCAGCTTCTTCCTTTGCCTTCTTCTCTCGCCGTTTTGCAGCCTTCCCCGGCTTCGCAGAATCTGCATTGCTAGAAACAGAAACGCCAGCTATGGCCTTCACTAAGGTGTCGAGGTTCCCCTTTTCAGAGCTTTCTGCGGGTTTGTACCCAAAAGAAGCAAGCTCTGCAGCATGTTTCGCCTCTAATGCAGCTGATAGGCGCGATATCTCTTCCTCGACCTGCTTTTTCTTGGCCTTCTGCTCAGCTTTGCTGCCTTTGGCAGCTGCTTTCTTCAGACTTGTTTCCTTATCCTGGAGTTTGGATTTCTCCTTCCTGTTACATGTATAAAAGGTGATTGTTCTTAGCCACACCATGTAAATCAACTGAAAACAAAGCATCCTCCACAATTTCTCAAACAATCAAGTTACCAGGAAAATAAATTAAGGATGATAGGTGAGCTACACaagcacaatttaacaatgaaaacAAAGTAACAAATGAATCACATTTATTTATTCATTGTTGACAAATTGTTACAATTTTCAACAGGGTAACTTAAGCGGAACCAAGAACTCTTACACGTGCTCACCCTAATAACAAAATCATTCattatcctttcaattatttccttTAAAATAAGACGGTTAATGGCAAATAACTTAAATGATATTATCTCAACTTTAGAATTTGGACAGAATTAGCTATTATATTGCAACACATGAAATATTCCACTGCCTAAGCAATTTGGGTAGTCCTGTGCAGAAACTAATGTTACTACTGCTAAGTTGCAGTCACCCTGGCTGCAAGGCACACTGGTCTATGACATACTGCAGCACATACGGGATATACCTAAAGAGGGAGAAACTTGCACTGTATGGCTGTATTTAactaaaacttcaccatattaaACAAGAACGCTTATAGTAGGCACTAGGCATCATTCATTAATTATCATCAATGAAGGAACTCCTAGATACCTGAAACATGTATCTGGTCTATGTCTTATGTGTAACTTACATGCACTGTGCACTGTTGTACTGGTGACCTATTTTCATGTGTTAATGAGAGTTTTAGTTCAAGTAGCGTAAGAGGAattattgccatctaggtacaggGAAACATGTTATAACTTCTCTCGATAATTCAATGCAACTCTGATATGGAAACAAGAACGGCTAAGATAGCGCGCCAACATGCTGCACTTGTCCATAGCACATGACGGGCTCTCAACCATCGATGGGTCATGCAAAACCGGACGCTTGCCATGCAGATGTCGCATGTGCTGATGTCACACGATGTGGCAACGTGTGCGCGTGTCGCTCGTATTGGTTTCCAAAAAGGTAGTGCAGAAACAAATATAATTACAATGTGTTGGTAACCTAATGAGATGCTAGCTATGGAACCGTGAACTTGCTCACTCAGAAGCAAAACCAAAGATACTACTCCAGGGAAAAACAAGAAAATGTCATCTTTTTCAGCTTCTCTTATTCCAGGGACAAACAAAAATGACAAATTTATAATGAGCTATACGAGGTTTTGAACTACAACCCTGATAATCATGAGAAAAGTTATATCTTCGTTTTCTCACAGGCAGGACCAATAATACTCACTAAACACATGGCTCGGACCATTGCAACCTCCTaaatcaacaagaacaacatgcaTCTCGCACAAAGCAAATGAGCAAGCTTAATTAAGATTAACCTAATCCACAGGTCAGCTAAATGCCTAAAGCACTTAGAACCAGAACAAAGTCAGGGAGGCTAAGTGATGCCTCAAGATGACCTCCTCCAGATACTACTGCTAAGTGTAGAGTAAATTATCCGAGTGTTAGTAATGGCTAAGTTGCAGGACACACTGGTCTATGACATTAGCATATACACAATAGATCTAAAGGAGGATACACTTGCATTGTACGGCTACATTTAACTAAATTTCACTGTGTAAAACGAGAATGGTAATAGTGGGCATTAGGCATCATTCATTAATTATTATCATCAATGAAGGAGCTCCTAGATACCTTAAACATTTATCTGATGTATTTTTCCTGTGGAAAGCGCTTAACAAATCAAATTTAGCGTTTCATTTATTATGTGAAAGATATAAAAGCCAGGCTTCCATCATTCGCATGCCTTATGTGCAACATACATGCATTGTTGTACTTGTGACATATTTTTCATGTGTTGATGTGAGTTGTAGTTCAGGTAGCCTAAGAGGAATTATAGCCATCTAGGAACACCGACACACGTTAATATGTTATCTCAACTTCCCAAGATAATTCAATGCATCACTGatagaaaactagaaaaagaaaggTAACGATGAAACACATACTATAATCACAAtgccttagtaacataataagctAGCTCTGCAAACTGTGAACTTGCTCGCTCAGAAGCAAAACCCAAGATTACTACTCCAGTTAAGATGAAAACGTCATCTTTCTCAGCTTCTCCTATTCCAGGGACAAAATAAAACAAGAAATCTAATGAACTAATCCAAGTTATGAACTAAAACCCGATAATCATGAGATAATTCAATCTTTGTTTCCTCGCAGGCACGACCAGAATTATCAGTAAACGCATGGCTCGAACAATCGCAACCTCATATAAATCACCAAGAGCAACGCGCATCTTGCCCACAGCCAACGAGCAAGCTTACTGGCGATTAACCAACTCCACAGCTCGGGTAAATGCCTAAAACGCCGAGGACCAGAACAAGGTCAGGGGGGCTAACCTGTGCCTCGAGATGACCTCCTCGAGCGTCTCCGGCTGCCGCTCCGGCACCGCCTTCTCCTCCGtcgcgccggcggcggcggcaccggcttcggcggctagggtttcgtccATCGGCGTGGCGCGGGGCTAGCCGGCTAGGGCTGCCTGACCAGCGAGAGGAACCGCGTCCGGGTGGATGGGTGGGAGGAGGAAGGGTTCCCACGGCGCGAGATGGCAGGCAGGCTCCGGCGGTAGGAGGAGGAGTTTCGGCGGCGCGAGACTCCGGCAAGGACGAAGAGCTGGGGAGCCAAACAATGTGGGGTTAACTTTGGGCCCAGGTCAGGAAGCTGCGGGATATTTGGATACGACGATAGACTAACGGGGCGGTCGTGTGCGCTGGAAACCTAACTAACGCTCAAACTCTTCATGGGCGGAAATTTTCCCCTAGCGAAAAACTTACACCATGATTAGATGTAGGGAAATTAGCTTGGAACTGTTGAACATGTTAATATTACATGTACATATATAGGTCTA
This region includes:
- the LOC123396535 gene encoding OVARIAN TUMOR DOMAIN-containing deubiquitinating enzyme 5 produces the protein MDETLAAEAGAAAAGATEEKAVPERQPETLEEVISRHRKEKSKLQDKETSLKKAAAKGSKAEQKAKKKQVEEEISRLSAALEAKHAAELASFGYKPAESSEKGNLDTLVKAIAGVSVSSNADSAKPGKAAKRREKKAKEEAAREQRIQEEQTNLVSDRMLEDEKLGRRLEPLGLTIHEIKPDGHCLYRAIENQLSLHSKGTTQYNHQELRQMTAKYMREHAADFLPFFLSEGKAESGPDLSESFEKYCEEMESTAAWGGQLELGALTHCLKKHIVVYSGSFPDVEMGKEYNKKSEPGGDPSIRLSYHRHAYGLGEHYNSVIPTELS